A stretch of the Pseudomonas sp. ACM7 genome encodes the following:
- a CDS encoding methyl-accepting chemotaxis protein, producing MGSFATEPAYRADEGELSRPFKRAQVAAATVATHANGAWCPEEFWGMQAFLSPGIGLLGRFGFARKFQLLFLLFILPLTGSLWMIGQDYRDKLNLISGERAGVRQLLALDALDNLLAAQRDRAARWRATETNRQPTPATIAAMAAFDTVQPAVAQATSDLGNALQTEGAEGETLARYQTLQTALNGLDSKSLSSVGWWPDGYDRFTNALSALQALREQIAMDNRLTLAPWLETYLLTQISTQHAPDLIERVGRLASVGQASVVSGQFTLQSRLQLRDLRSRIGDAREQLVKTASLLEARLPSALQAWAGQYHDSLKHLDAELKVLDDGVFGGSIKLKPEEFERSLDALLADFSSLRQQSLVSLDQRLDYYHGSAIRQFILVATIFGCLLLAALYLFICLQASIRRSASGITLLAEALRDGNLSLQVPVQGRDELAAISTALNVAVVQLRNSLLGVDHETLQLSNAVRTLNHHSSGALGEVEAQQLQISQIAAAATQLAATSQGVAQSCEQASGSAQHTQRIAADSSRDSQRTTASIQQLNQRLNDTAAALGRVSEQGQQIQLVVDTIRGVAEQTNLLALNAAIEAARAGEQGRGFAVVADEVRSLSQRTQSSTAQIAGTVDSLRNTVNEAVSLMEAACGQAQSDAQAVTGLGERLGEIASAVQSVTDTLAQIATAVDEQATTADEVSGNIQQVDQAAVRLLEGARAVNLAADTLSQGSKALSANTGRFQLS from the coding sequence ATGGGAAGTTTCGCTACAGAGCCGGCCTACAGAGCTGACGAGGGTGAACTTTCGAGGCCTTTTAAAAGGGCACAGGTCGCGGCCGCAACGGTTGCGACGCACGCCAATGGCGCGTGGTGTCCAGAGGAGTTTTGGGGCATGCAGGCTTTTTTATCACCGGGGATCGGGTTGCTGGGGCGTTTTGGCTTCGCACGCAAATTTCAGCTGTTATTTCTGCTGTTTATCCTTCCGCTGACGGGCAGTCTGTGGATGATCGGTCAGGACTATCGCGACAAACTGAACCTGATCTCCGGCGAACGTGCCGGGGTTCGGCAACTGCTCGCCCTGGATGCTCTGGATAATCTGCTCGCGGCTCAGCGTGACCGCGCGGCTCGCTGGCGCGCCACGGAAACCAATCGTCAGCCGACACCTGCGACGATCGCGGCGATGGCTGCTTTCGATACGGTTCAGCCCGCCGTCGCCCAAGCCACCTCGGACCTCGGCAACGCACTGCAAACCGAAGGCGCCGAGGGCGAAACCCTGGCCCGTTATCAAACCCTGCAAACAGCCCTCAACGGCCTGGACTCGAAAAGCCTGAGCAGCGTCGGTTGGTGGCCGGACGGTTACGATCGTTTCACCAATGCCTTGAGTGCCCTGCAAGCCTTGCGCGAGCAGATCGCCATGGATAATCGCCTGACTCTCGCACCGTGGCTGGAAACGTATCTGCTGACCCAGATCTCCACGCAGCACGCGCCAGACCTGATTGAGCGAGTCGGCCGTCTCGCCAGCGTCGGCCAGGCGTCAGTGGTATCTGGCCAGTTCACCCTGCAAAGCCGTCTGCAATTGCGCGACTTGCGCAGCCGCATCGGCGATGCCCGGGAGCAGCTGGTCAAAACCGCAAGCCTGCTGGAAGCGCGACTGCCCAGCGCGTTGCAAGCCTGGGCCGGGCAATACCATGACAGCCTCAAGCACCTGGACGCCGAGTTGAAAGTCCTCGATGACGGCGTGTTCGGCGGCAGCATCAAGCTCAAGCCGGAAGAGTTCGAACGCAGCCTCGACGCCCTGCTCGCCGACTTCTCTTCGCTGCGTCAGCAGTCGTTGGTGTCGCTGGATCAGCGTCTGGACTATTACCACGGTTCTGCCATCCGCCAGTTCATCCTGGTAGCGACCATTTTTGGCTGCCTGCTGCTGGCCGCGCTGTACCTGTTCATCTGTTTACAGGCGTCGATCCGTCGCAGCGCCAGCGGCATCACCCTGCTGGCCGAAGCCTTGCGCGACGGCAATCTGAGCCTGCAAGTACCGGTGCAAGGCCGCGACGAACTGGCCGCCATCAGCACCGCCCTCAACGTCGCGGTGGTGCAACTGCGCAACAGCCTGCTGGGGGTCGATCATGAAACCTTGCAGCTGAGCAACGCGGTGCGCACCCTCAACCATCACTCCAGCGGTGCCCTTGGGGAAGTCGAAGCCCAGCAGTTGCAGATCAGCCAGATCGCGGCGGCAGCCACGCAATTGGCCGCGACCTCTCAAGGGGTCGCACAGAGTTGCGAACAGGCCTCCGGCAGCGCTCAACACACCCAGCGCATCGCCGCCGACAGCAGCCGTGACAGCCAGCGCACGACGGCGAGTATTCAGCAACTCAATCAGCGCTTGAACGACACCGCTGCAGCACTGGGCCGTGTCAGCGAGCAAGGGCAGCAGATTCAGTTGGTGGTGGACACCATTCGCGGGGTTGCCGAGCAGACGAATCTGTTGGCACTTAACGCCGCCATCGAGGCCGCGCGCGCGGGTGAACAAGGTCGCGGCTTTGCGGTGGTGGCCGATGAAGTGCGCAGCCTGTCGCAACGCACCCAGTCCTCCACCGCGCAGATTGCCGGCACAGTCGACAGCCTGCGCAACACGGTGAACGAAGCGGTGAGCCTGATGGAAGCCGCTTGCGGCCAGGCTCAGTCCGACGCCCAAGCCGTCACTGGCCTCGGCGAACGCCTGGGGGAAATTGCCAGTGCCGTGCAAAGTGTCACTGACACCCTGGCGCAGATCGCCACAGCGGTCGACGAGCAAGCGACCACCGCCGACGAGGTCAGCGGCAATATCCAGCAAGTCGATCAGGCGGCGGTACGCTTGCTCGAAGGCGCGCGGGCGGTGAACCTGGCAGCGGACACCTTGAGCCAGGGCAGTAAGGCATTGAGTGCCAATACCGGGAGATTTCAGCTCAGTTGA
- a CDS encoding MFS transporter, translated as MAISNVQTGAQPASATSQSSPLVMRIIGAVALAHLINDLIQSVLPSIYPMLKANYGLTFTQVGLITLTFQLTASLLQPWVGYYTDRHPKPWLLPAGTICTLIGILMMSVVGSFPMILLAAGLIGIGSSTFHPEASRVARLASGGRFGLAQSTFQVGGNAGSAFGPLLAAAIIIPFGQGHVAWFGLFAVFALFVLYRISRWYANHLSLFKLKQGQAATHGLSKNRVISALVVLGLLVFSKYFYMASFTSYFTFYLIEKFDLSVASSQLHLFLFLGAVAAGTFFGGPIGDKIGRKAVIWFSILGVAPFTLILPHVDLFWTSILSVVIGFILASAFSAIVVYAQELVPGNVGMIAGVFFGLMFGFGGIGAALLGHLADIHGIEYVYLLCSFLPLFGVLAIFLPRTKN; from the coding sequence ATGGCTATCAGCAATGTCCAGACCGGCGCGCAGCCGGCATCCGCGACTTCACAAAGCAGCCCTTTGGTCATGCGTATCATCGGCGCCGTGGCGCTGGCGCATTTGATCAACGACTTGATCCAGTCGGTGCTGCCGTCGATCTATCCGATGCTCAAGGCCAACTATGGCCTGACCTTCACCCAGGTTGGCTTGATCACTTTGACGTTCCAGCTGACGGCTTCGCTGTTGCAGCCGTGGGTCGGTTACTACACCGATCGGCACCCAAAACCCTGGCTGCTACCCGCCGGGACGATTTGCACATTGATCGGCATTTTGATGATGTCGGTGGTCGGCAGTTTTCCGATGATTTTGCTGGCTGCAGGGCTGATAGGTATCGGCTCCTCGACCTTTCACCCGGAAGCTTCTCGCGTGGCGCGATTAGCGTCTGGCGGGCGGTTTGGTTTGGCGCAGTCGACATTTCAGGTCGGCGGCAATGCAGGCTCAGCCTTCGGTCCGTTGCTGGCTGCGGCGATCATCATTCCTTTCGGTCAGGGCCATGTGGCCTGGTTCGGACTGTTCGCAGTGTTTGCGCTGTTCGTGCTTTATCGGATCAGCCGCTGGTACGCCAACCACTTGAGCCTGTTCAAACTCAAGCAAGGCCAGGCGGCGACACATGGCTTGTCGAAGAACCGCGTGATCAGTGCGCTGGTGGTACTCGGGCTGCTGGTGTTCTCCAAGTATTTCTACATGGCCAGTTTCACCAGTTACTTCACTTTCTACCTGATCGAGAAATTCGACCTGTCGGTGGCGAGTTCGCAGTTGCACCTGTTCCTGTTTCTTGGCGCGGTCGCGGCGGGGACCTTCTTTGGTGGGCCGATAGGCGACAAGATCGGGCGTAAGGCCGTGATCTGGTTCTCGATCCTCGGCGTAGCGCCGTTCACCCTGATCCTGCCTCATGTGGACCTGTTCTGGACCAGCATCCTCAGCGTCGTGATCGGCTTCATCCTGGCGTCAGCTTTCTCGGCGATCGTGGTGTATGCCCAGGAACTGGTGCCGGGCAATGTCGGGATGATTGCCGGCGTGTTCTTCGGATTGATGTTCGGCTTTGGCGGGATTGGTGCGGCGTTGCTTGGGCATCTGGCGGACATACACGGCATCGAATACGTGTACCTCCTGTGTTCGTTCCTGCCGTTGTTCGGGGTGTTGGCGATCTTCCTACCCAGAACCAAAAATTAG
- a CDS encoding anti-phage dCTP deaminase: MLHSVSAAAPIFNWASSNSFTIKEKNRLERAKSLQDAGDKIRKSDPAGVAVSLISEIKKSRTIAEQDPSQANAPKKTRVYILDSLKHPAEVSLLRAVYQEAFCLVGVVCETKTRKARLRDEKCHSSTSTEIDVFIARDEDSGLTYGQKVADTFHLADFFVDNSPNRFLDDEKKQENREWDVNDQLGRLIDILTHKKVIRPSPSETGMFHAYGAQMSSACLSRQVGAALMDKSGNLVSTGTNEVPSAGGGVYGSNFSTQTETPPQDHRCAITNKYCSSNKHQDIIINELISTIPELKRVTFTKLKEQLKKTGIGRLLEFSRAVHAEMDALLSAARKGTSPVGGRLFVTIFPCHYCARHIVSAGIDEVQYIEPYPKSLALTLHGDAIAQSKSNWSAPSETISAQGEAHPRVLFRPFTGVAPRLYKRAFIKSRKLKNNEGTMQFHEPEWASGLLRISYKEIENRLLENLASAPHEK; this comes from the coding sequence GTGTTGCACTCAGTTTCCGCGGCCGCCCCCATATTTAATTGGGCATCCTCTAACAGTTTCACAATCAAAGAGAAAAATAGATTAGAACGAGCTAAATCCCTTCAAGATGCAGGCGATAAAATTAGAAAATCTGATCCAGCTGGCGTTGCGGTGAGCCTAATATCAGAAATTAAAAAATCCCGAACCATCGCAGAGCAAGACCCATCTCAAGCAAACGCCCCCAAAAAAACAAGAGTTTATATCCTTGACTCATTAAAACACCCCGCAGAGGTTTCTCTTCTAAGGGCTGTATATCAAGAAGCGTTCTGCTTAGTTGGTGTCGTTTGCGAGACAAAGACGAGAAAAGCAAGGCTTCGCGACGAGAAATGCCATTCTTCGACAAGCACGGAAATTGATGTTTTTATAGCTAGAGACGAAGATTCTGGACTTACATATGGCCAAAAGGTAGCGGACACCTTCCATTTAGCAGATTTTTTCGTCGACAACTCTCCTAATAGATTTCTAGATGACGAAAAAAAGCAAGAGAATCGAGAGTGGGACGTCAACGACCAACTCGGACGATTAATTGATATTCTTACACATAAAAAAGTCATTCGACCTTCCCCAAGCGAAACAGGTATGTTTCATGCGTATGGCGCACAAATGAGCAGTGCCTGCTTATCTCGCCAAGTGGGCGCCGCACTAATGGATAAATCTGGAAACCTGGTATCCACTGGAACAAATGAAGTTCCTAGTGCAGGAGGCGGTGTTTACGGCAGTAATTTCTCAACTCAAACGGAAACACCTCCACAAGATCATAGATGCGCAATTACCAATAAGTACTGCAGCAGCAACAAACACCAAGACATTATAATAAATGAATTAATCTCTACGATCCCAGAACTAAAAAGAGTTACATTTACGAAGCTAAAAGAACAACTTAAGAAAACTGGCATCGGTCGTCTCTTAGAGTTCAGCCGGGCAGTACATGCCGAAATGGATGCACTTTTAAGCGCTGCGCGCAAAGGAACTTCACCGGTAGGTGGCAGACTGTTCGTCACAATATTTCCTTGCCACTACTGCGCAAGACATATCGTGTCAGCAGGAATAGATGAAGTTCAATACATCGAACCCTATCCGAAAAGCTTGGCGCTTACTCTACACGGTGATGCAATCGCGCAATCAAAAAGTAACTGGAGCGCGCCAAGCGAGACGATATCAGCGCAAGGCGAGGCACACCCTCGAGTTTTGTTCCGTCCATTTACAGGGGTTGCTCCTAGACTTTACAAAAGAGCCTTCATAAAAAGCAGAAAGCTTAAAAACAACGAAGGCACAATGCAGTTTCACGAACCGGAATGGGCTTCTGGTCTACTACGAATTAGCTATAAAGAAATTGAAAACCGCCTATTAGAAAACCTGGCAAGTGCTCCACATGAAAAATAA
- a CDS encoding IS30 family transposase encodes VAIYFCDPHSPWQRGSNENINGLIRQYLPKGTDLSKHSQEELDAIALQLNMRPRKRFDFKCPIEMMGQVMQEAIAWRHDAPTSIQ; translated from the coding sequence CGTCGCCATCTATTTTTGCGACCCGCACAGCCCTTGGCAGCGCGGCAGCAACGAGAACATCAATGGTTTGATCCGCCAGTACCTACCCAAGGGCACAGACTTGTCGAAACACAGCCAGGAAGAACTGGATGCCATAGCCCTGCAATTGAACATGCGCCCACGTAAGCGTTTCGATTTCAAATGCCCCATCGAAATGATGGGCCAAGTGATGCAAGAGGCCATCGCTTGGCGGCATGATGCCCCAACTTCAATTCAATAA
- the ychF gene encoding redox-regulated ATPase YchF, which produces MGFNCGIVGLPNVGKSTLFNALTKSGIAAENFPFCTIEPNTGIVPMPDSRLEALAAIVNPKRILPTTMEFVDIAGLVAGASKGEGLGNKFLANIRETDAIAHVVRCFEDENVIHVSNSVDPKRDIEIIDLELIFADLDSCEKQLQKVARNAKGGDKDAVAQKGLLEQLIAHFTLGKPARTLMKTMGADDKAVIRGFHLLTTKPVMYIANVAEDGFENNPLLDIVKAIAEEEGAMVVPVCNKIEAEIAELDDGEEKDMFLEALGLEEPGLNRVIRAGYEMLHLQTYFTAGVEEVRAWTVRVGATAPQAAGVIHTDFEKGFIRAEVIAYDDFIQYKGEAGTKEAGKWRLEGKDYIVKDGDVMHFRFNV; this is translated from the coding sequence ATGGGATTCAATTGCGGCATCGTCGGCCTGCCTAACGTCGGCAAGTCCACCCTGTTCAACGCCCTGACCAAATCCGGGATCGCGGCCGAGAACTTCCCCTTCTGCACCATCGAACCGAACACCGGTATCGTGCCGATGCCGGATTCGCGTCTGGAAGCCCTGGCGGCCATCGTCAATCCCAAGCGCATCCTGCCGACCACCATGGAATTCGTCGACATCGCAGGCCTGGTAGCCGGCGCCTCGAAAGGTGAAGGCCTGGGCAACAAGTTCCTCGCCAACATCCGTGAAACCGATGCCATCGCGCACGTAGTCCGCTGCTTCGAAGACGAGAACGTGATTCACGTCTCCAACAGCGTCGACCCGAAACGCGACATCGAAATCATCGACCTGGAACTGATCTTCGCCGACCTCGACAGCTGCGAGAAGCAACTGCAGAAAGTCGCCCGAAACGCCAAGGGTGGCGACAAGGACGCCGTGGCCCAGAAAGGCCTGCTGGAGCAATTGATCGCTCACTTCACCCTCGGCAAGCCTGCGCGTACGCTGATGAAAACCATGGGCGCCGACGACAAAGCGGTGATTCGTGGTTTCCACCTGCTGACCACCAAGCCGGTCATGTACATCGCCAACGTCGCTGAAGACGGTTTCGAGAACAACCCGCTGCTGGACATCGTCAAAGCCATCGCCGAAGAAGAAGGCGCCATGGTGGTTCCGGTCTGCAACAAGATCGAAGCCGAAATCGCCGAGCTGGATGACGGCGAAGAGAAAGACATGTTCCTCGAAGCCCTGGGCCTCGAAGAACCTGGCCTGAACCGCGTAATCCGCGCCGGCTACGAAATGCTGCACCTGCAGACCTACTTCACCGCCGGTGTCGAAGAAGTCCGCGCCTGGACCGTCCGCGTGGGTGCCACCGCACCACAAGCCGCTGGCGTGATCCACACCGACTTCGAAAAAGGTTTCATCCGCGCCGAAGTCATCGCCTACGACGACTTCATTCAGTACAAGGGTGAAGCGGGCACCAAAGAAGCTGGCAAATGGCGTCTGGAAGGCAAGGATTACATCGTTAAAGACGGCGATGTGATGCACTTCCGTTTCAACGTGTAA
- the pth gene encoding aminoacyl-tRNA hydrolase, protein MTAIKLIVGLGNPGAEYEQTRHNAGALFVERIANAQGVNLVADRKYFGLTGRYSHQGQDVRLLIPTTYMNRSGQAVAALAGFFRITPEEILVAHDELDLPPGVAKLKQGGGHGGHNGLRDIIAQLGNQNTFHRLRLGIGHPGVASMVSNFVLGRAPRAEQEKLDASIDFALGVLPDILAGEWNRAMKNLHSQKA, encoded by the coding sequence GTGACTGCCATCAAACTGATCGTTGGCCTGGGAAATCCAGGCGCTGAATACGAACAGACCCGGCATAACGCAGGGGCCCTTTTTGTTGAGCGCATCGCGAACGCACAAGGCGTAAACCTTGTGGCGGATCGCAAATATTTCGGCCTGACCGGGCGCTACTCGCATCAGGGTCAGGATGTTCGTCTGCTGATTCCCACCACCTACATGAACCGCAGCGGCCAAGCCGTCGCGGCACTTGCCGGCTTCTTCCGCATTACGCCTGAAGAAATCCTGGTGGCGCATGACGAACTCGACCTGCCACCGGGTGTAGCCAAGCTCAAACAGGGCGGCGGCCATGGCGGTCACAACGGGTTGCGCGACATCATCGCGCAACTGGGCAATCAGAATACCTTTCACCGCTTGCGGCTTGGCATTGGCCACCCGGGCGTTGCCAGTATGGTTTCAAATTTCGTCCTGGGTCGTGCGCCACGCGCCGAACAGGAAAAACTCGATGCCAGCATCGACTTTGCCCTCGGCGTGCTGCCGGATATCCTCGCCGGTGAATGGAACCGCGCGATGAAAAACCTGCACAGCCAGAAGGCCTGA
- a CDS encoding 50S ribosomal protein L25/general stress protein Ctc, with protein sequence MNDFTLNAEVRSDLGKGASRRLRRLASLVPAVVYGGEKAPESISMLAKEVAKLLENEAAYSHIIELNVGGTKQNVIIKALQRHPAKGHVMHADFVRVVAGQKLTAIVPVHFVGEEAPIKKGGEVSHVVAEIEVSCLPKDLPEFIEVDLANAEIGSIIHLSDLKAPKGVEFVALAHGDDKAVANVHAPRVAPEATEEGAAE encoded by the coding sequence ATGAACGATTTTACTCTGAATGCTGAAGTGCGTTCCGACCTGGGGAAAGGTGCGAGCCGCCGCCTGCGTCGTCTCGCAAGCCTGGTACCTGCTGTAGTTTACGGTGGCGAAAAAGCCCCTGAATCCATCAGCATGCTGGCTAAAGAAGTTGCCAAACTGCTCGAAAACGAAGCGGCTTACAGCCACATCATCGAGCTGAACGTTGGCGGCACCAAGCAAAACGTAATCATCAAAGCTCTGCAGCGTCACCCGGCTAAAGGCCACGTGATGCACGCTGACTTCGTACGCGTTGTAGCTGGCCAGAAACTGACCGCTATCGTGCCTGTACACTTTGTTGGTGAAGAAGCTCCGATCAAGAAAGGCGGCGAAGTTTCGCACGTTGTTGCTGAAATCGAAGTTTCGTGCCTGCCAAAAGACCTGCCTGAATTCATCGAAGTCGACCTGGCTAACGCCGAAATCGGTTCGATCATTCACCTGTCTGACCTCAAAGCCCCTAAAGGCGTTGAGTTTGTTGCTCTGGCACACGGCGATGACAAGGCTGTTGCCAACGTCCACGCTCCACGTGTTGCTCCAGAAGCTACCGAAGAAGGCGCAGCAGAGTAA
- a CDS encoding ribose-phosphate pyrophosphokinase: MSKMMVFTGNANPDLARRVVRQLHIPLGDISVGKFSDGEITAEINENVRGKDVFIIQPTCAPTNDNLMELVVMADAFRRSSATRITAVIPYFGYARQDRRPRSARVAISAKVVADMLTVVGIDRVLTVDLHADQIQGFFDIPVDNIYGSPVLVDDIEDQRFENLMIVSPDIGGVVRARAVAKSLGVDLGIIDKRREKANHSEVMHIIGDVEGRTCILVDDMVDTAGTLCHAAKALKEHGAAKVFAYCTHPVLSGRAIENIENSMLDELVVTNTIPLSAAAQACSRIRQLDIAPVVAEAVRRISNEESISAMFR; encoded by the coding sequence GTGTCCAAGATGATGGTCTTTACGGGGAACGCTAACCCCGATCTGGCTCGGCGTGTTGTACGTCAGCTGCATATCCCTCTCGGTGACATCTCTGTCGGTAAGTTCTCCGACGGCGAAATTACTGCCGAGATCAATGAAAACGTCCGCGGTAAAGATGTTTTCATTATTCAGCCGACTTGCGCTCCGACCAACGACAACCTGATGGAACTGGTAGTGATGGCTGATGCCTTCCGCCGCTCCTCGGCTACTCGTATCACTGCTGTTATTCCTTACTTTGGTTATGCCCGTCAGGATCGCCGTCCGCGTTCCGCACGTGTGGCTATCAGCGCGAAAGTCGTTGCTGACATGCTTACCGTAGTCGGCATCGACCGTGTTCTCACGGTTGATCTGCATGCTGACCAAATCCAGGGTTTCTTCGATATTCCGGTAGATAACATCTACGGCTCCCCGGTACTGGTGGATGACATTGAAGATCAGCGCTTCGAAAACCTGATGATCGTGTCCCCGGACATTGGCGGCGTCGTGCGTGCACGTGCTGTTGCCAAATCCCTGGGCGTGGATCTCGGGATCATCGACAAACGCCGTGAGAAAGCCAATCACTCTGAAGTGATGCATATCATCGGTGATGTCGAAGGGCGTACCTGTATTCTGGTCGATGACATGGTCGATACCGCCGGCACTCTGTGCCACGCGGCCAAGGCCCTGAAAGAGCATGGCGCTGCCAAGGTTTTCGCCTACTGCACACACCCTGTGCTGTCCGGTCGGGCGATCGAAAACATCGAAAATTCCATGCTGGACGAACTGGTGGTGACTAACACCATCCCGTTGTCCGCTGCTGCTCAAGCCTGCTCGCGTATCCGTCAACTGGATATCGCGCCGGTAGTTGCCGAAGCGGTTCGCCGCATCAGCAACGAAGAATCGATCAGCGCGATGTTCCGTTAA
- the ispE gene encoding 4-(cytidine 5'-diphospho)-2-C-methyl-D-erythritol kinase gives MTTPRLTLPSPAKLNLMLHILGRREDGYHELQTIFQFLDYGDEITFAVRDDGVIRLHTEFDGVPHDSNLIVRAAKKLQEQSGCSLGIDIWIEKILPMGGGIGGGSSNAATTLLGLNHLWQLGWDEDRLAVLGLTLGADVPVFVRGHAAFAEGVGEKLTPVDPEERWYLVLVPQVSVSTAEIFSDPLLTRNSSPIKVRPVPKGNSRNDCLPVVARRYPDVRNVLNLLGKFTEAKLTGTGSCVFGGFPSKAEADKVSALLTETLTGFVAKGSNVSMLHRKLQSLL, from the coding sequence ATGACCACTCCGCGCTTGACGCTGCCCTCCCCGGCCAAACTCAATCTGATGCTGCACATCCTCGGTCGCCGTGAAGACGGCTACCACGAACTGCAGACTATTTTTCAGTTCCTCGATTATGGCGATGAAATCACGTTCGCTGTTCGCGATGACGGCGTGATTCGGTTGCACACCGAATTTGATGGTGTTCCTCACGACAGCAATCTGATCGTTCGAGCTGCAAAAAAACTTCAGGAGCAATCCGGTTGTTCGCTCGGTATCGACATCTGGATCGAAAAAATTCTGCCCATGGGCGGTGGAATCGGTGGCGGCAGTTCAAATGCCGCCACGACTTTGCTCGGCCTCAATCATCTTTGGCAATTGGGTTGGGATGAGGATCGACTGGCCGTGCTGGGCCTGACGCTTGGCGCCGACGTCCCGGTTTTCGTGCGTGGGCACGCGGCTTTTGCCGAAGGCGTGGGGGAGAAACTGACCCCCGTAGACCCCGAAGAACGGTGGTATCTCGTGCTTGTGCCGCAAGTCTCTGTAAGTACAGCAGAAATTTTTTCAGATCCGTTGTTGACACGTAACTCTTCTCCCATTAAAGTGCGCCCCGTTCCCAAGGGAAACAGTCGAAATGACTGCTTACCGGTGGTAGCAAGGCGTTACCCAGATGTACGTAACGTATTGAATTTGTTAGGTAAATTTACCGAAGCAAAACTCACCGGAACTGGAAGTTGTGTGTTTGGGGGCTTCCCAAGCAAAGCTGAAGCTGATAAAGTCTCGGCCCTTCTTACAGAGACCCTTACAGGGTTTGTAGCAAAGGGAAGCAACGTTTCGATGTTGCATCGCAAGCTGCAAAGTCTGCTCTAA
- the lolB gene encoding lipoprotein insertase outer membrane protein LolB, with translation MFLRHLIVFSFIALLAGCAGFGARESVQGQGNPAQWREYKQQLTSLDGWQINGKIGIRAPKDSGSGTLFWLQRQDYYDIRLSGPLGRGAARLTGHPGKVSLEVANQGRYDATTPEALVEEQLGWKLPVSNLAWWVRGLPAPDSKSRLTLDADSRLANLEQDGWQVEYLSYAEQNGYWLPERIKLHGTDLDITLVIKEWQPRKLGR, from the coding sequence ATGTTTTTGCGCCACCTCATTGTTTTCAGCTTCATCGCCCTGCTCGCCGGTTGCGCGGGCTTCGGTGCCCGCGAATCGGTCCAGGGTCAAGGCAACCCGGCCCAATGGCGCGAGTACAAACAGCAACTGACCAGCCTCGACGGCTGGCAGATCAACGGCAAGATCGGCATTCGCGCGCCAAAAGATTCAGGCAGCGGCACGCTGTTCTGGTTGCAGCGACAGGATTACTACGACATCCGGCTTTCCGGCCCCCTGGGTCGCGGCGCAGCTCGCTTGACGGGTCACCCTGGCAAAGTCTCGCTGGAAGTGGCCAATCAGGGCCGTTATGACGCAACGACACCAGAGGCGCTGGTCGAAGAACAGCTCGGCTGGAAGTTACCCGTTTCCAACCTGGCCTGGTGGGTTCGCGGGCTCCCGGCACCGGACAGCAAAAGTCGCCTGACCCTGGATGCCGATAGCCGCCTGGCCAATCTCGAACAGGATGGCTGGCAGGTCGAATACCTGAGTTACGCCGAGCAAAACGGTTATTGGTTGCCCGAGCGGATCAAACTGCACGGCACCGACCTTGATATCACGCTGGTGATCAAGGAATGGCAACCACGCAAATTGGGGCGGTGA